The following coding sequences are from one Malaciobacter pacificus window:
- a CDS encoding DUF485 domain-containing protein, whose protein sequence is MNNELVERIESNPKYQELVSKRNGFGIKLGIFVLVMFYAYILTIAFNKEVLATKLDDSIITIAFPIALAILVISFITTLIYVKRANGEFEDLTNEIKEDVKDII, encoded by the coding sequence ATGAACAACGAATTAGTTGAACGAATTGAATCTAATCCTAAATATCAGGAATTAGTTTCAAAGAGGAATGGTTTTGGTATCAAATTAGGTATCTTTGTACTAGTTATGTTTTATGCATATATCTTAACAATTGCATTTAACAAAGAAGTCCTAGCAACAAAATTAGATGATAGTATTATTACTATTGCATTTCCTATTGCATTAGCAATTTTAGTAATTAGCTTTATTACAACATTAATTTATGTAAAAAGAGCTAATGGTGAGTTTGAAGACTTAACAAATGAAATTAAAGAAGATGTAAAGGATATCATATAA
- a CDS encoding cation acetate symporter, with the protein MLRILSLIAIFAIAAFAAGDAEFEATKRELNIPAIIMFFIFIVGTLGITYWAARKTKSASDFYTAGGGISGFQNGLAIAGDYMSAAAFLGVSGLIYLKGYDGVIYAVSFLVGWPIILFFMAEKLRNLGKFTFADIAAYRLGQKEIRTLAAFGSLSVVVLYLIAQMVGAGKLIQVLFGMDYEFAVILVGVMMIIYVTFGGMLATTWVQIIKACLLLSGVSFMAIMVLYQFDFSFEALFVNATQNHAAAESILSPGGFISDPISAISLGMALMLGTAGLPHVLMRFFTVGNAKEARKSVVYATGFVGYFWIIITIVGFGAIALLNSDAGAQYFIDGKLFGGNNMASIHLSHLLGGNAFLGFISAVAFATILAVVSGLTLAGASAISHDIYANVINPNASDEKVVKISRITVVIVGIVGVILGIAFEQQNIAYMVGLAFGIAASANFPILFLSIYWRGLTTRGAFIGGFIGLITAVTLVIVGPIVWVDILGNAEALFPYKHPALFSVTIAFVAIWLFSKTDNSQRGKDEKELFRAQNIRANTGIGAAGAVDH; encoded by the coding sequence ATGCTAAGAATATTATCATTAATTGCTATTTTTGCAATTGCTGCATTTGCTGCAGGTGATGCAGAGTTTGAAGCAACAAAGAGAGAACTTAATATACCTGCGATTATTATGTTCTTTATTTTTATTGTTGGTACTTTAGGTATTACTTATTGGGCTGCTAGAAAAACTAAATCTGCAAGTGATTTCTATACTGCTGGTGGAGGAATCTCAGGTTTTCAAAATGGTTTAGCAATTGCTGGAGATTATATGTCAGCTGCTGCATTCCTAGGGGTTTCTGGTCTTATTTACTTAAAAGGTTATGATGGTGTTATTTATGCTGTTTCATTCCTAGTTGGTTGGCCAATTATTCTTTTCTTTATGGCAGAAAAACTAAGAAACTTAGGTAAATTTACATTTGCTGATATTGCTGCTTATAGACTTGGACAAAAAGAGATTAGAACATTAGCTGCATTTGGTTCACTTTCTGTTGTTGTTTTATACCTTATTGCACAAATGGTAGGAGCTGGAAAATTAATTCAAGTTTTATTTGGTATGGATTATGAGTTTGCAGTAATTTTAGTAGGTGTAATGATGATTATTTATGTTACATTTGGTGGAATGTTAGCTACAACTTGGGTACAAATTATTAAAGCTTGTTTACTTCTTTCTGGTGTTTCATTTATGGCTATTATGGTTTTATACCAATTTGATTTCTCATTTGAAGCTTTATTCGTTAACGCTACACAAAACCATGCTGCTGCTGAGTCTATTTTAAGTCCTGGAGGATTTATTTCTGATCCTATTTCAGCTATTTCTTTAGGTATGGCTTTAATGCTTGGTACTGCTGGTCTTCCTCACGTATTAATGAGATTCTTTACAGTTGGTAATGCAAAAGAAGCTAGAAAATCTGTTGTTTATGCAACTGGTTTTGTTGGTTATTTCTGGATTATCATTACTATCGTTGGATTCGGTGCGATTGCATTATTAAACTCTGATGCTGGTGCACAATACTTTATAGATGGTAAGCTATTTGGTGGAAACAATATGGCATCAATTCACTTATCACACTTACTTGGTGGTAATGCATTCTTAGGATTTATTTCAGCTGTTGCATTTGCTACAATCTTAGCTGTTGTATCTGGATTAACACTAGCAGGAGCATCTGCTATTTCTCATGATATCTATGCAAATGTTATTAATCCAAATGCAAGTGATGAAAAAGTTGTTAAAATCTCAAGAATCACTGTTGTTATTGTTGGTATTGTTGGTGTTATCTTAGGTATTGCATTTGAGCAACAAAATATCGCATATATGGTTGGGTTAGCATTTGGTATTGCTGCTTCTGCTAACTTCCCTATTTTATTCTTATCTATTTACTGGAGAGGATTAACAACTAGAGGTGCATTTATTGGTGGATTTATTGGTCTTATTACTGCTGTTACTCTTGTAATTGTAGGACCAATTGTTTGGGTAGATATTTTAGGAAACGCTGAAGCATTATTCCCATATAAACACCCTGCATTATTCTCTGTAACTATTGCATTTGTTGCTATTTGGTTATTCTCTAAAACTGATAACTCTCAAAGAGGTAAAGACGAAAAAGAATTATTTAGAGCTCAAAATATTAGAGCAAATACAGGTATTGGTGCAGCTGGAGCAGTTGATCACTAA
- a CDS encoding putative nucleotidyltransferase substrate binding domain-containing protein: MSILEQKQFIKSIHPFENLNKSQLDKFAENIDITYFKANQTIQKAQMKPTHLYFILKGMVQEKSEDEVLSIYSKNEIFDAISLIENFSKHEFVTAQETICYELPRQIFIETLHQNSQLESYFFQSISDKLNNHISHEKNKEMANIMIAKVKDAQIHKAIVLDTNKTIFEAVKTIKKEKIPTLLLKDENGEMYVVTDSDFREKVILNRMDFDDKVIKIASKGLVYINENDFLFNAQLTMAKHGLKRVIVKNDENEIVGILDQISLSSFFATNTFSVSNQIVKAETVEELKKASLSFIKIIKSLNAKGVKVEFISKLINQLNKKLLDKLYKLLAPKDLYEKSSLVVMGSEGRGEQILRTDQDNALIIDDDCEIDEKTLKDFTEKFTETLVDFGFPRCEGNIMVSNPYWCRKKSEFKNLIYEWVNQPSGDNFMNIAIFYDAVSVSGNKELIISLKEYLFKVAGNSQTFNAQFAKVISSFDVPLGFFDGFVFETDDKEHKNEIDIKKGGIFIIVQGIRSLSLEKKVLNINTIKRIQKLNELGILETEFAKELSMAFNFLTNLKLKSNLDKLDKKEKIDNYINPENLNTMEKDLLKDSFKIINKLKKQLEFHFKLNYV; encoded by the coding sequence ATGAGTATTCTAGAACAAAAACAGTTCATAAAAAGTATCCATCCATTTGAAAATCTAAACAAATCACAACTAGATAAATTTGCTGAAAATATTGATATTACTTACTTTAAAGCTAATCAAACTATTCAAAAAGCACAGATGAAGCCGACACACTTATACTTCATACTAAAGGGTATGGTTCAAGAAAAAAGTGAAGATGAAGTATTATCAATATATTCTAAAAATGAAATATTTGATGCCATATCATTAATTGAAAACTTTTCAAAGCATGAATTTGTTACAGCCCAAGAGACTATTTGCTATGAGTTACCTAGACAAATATTCATAGAAACATTACATCAAAACTCTCAATTAGAGAGCTATTTTTTTCAATCTATTTCAGATAAATTAAATAATCATATTAGCCATGAAAAGAACAAAGAAATGGCAAATATAATGATTGCAAAAGTTAAAGATGCACAAATTCATAAAGCTATAGTCTTAGATACAAATAAAACAATATTTGAAGCAGTTAAAACAATAAAAAAAGAAAAAATTCCAACACTTCTATTAAAAGATGAAAATGGAGAAATGTACGTTGTAACTGATTCAGATTTTAGGGAAAAAGTAATTTTAAATAGAATGGATTTTGATGATAAAGTAATAAAAATTGCATCAAAAGGATTAGTTTATATAAATGAAAATGACTTTTTATTTAATGCCCAGTTAACTATGGCAAAACATGGATTAAAAAGAGTTATAGTTAAAAATGATGAAAATGAGATTGTTGGAATTCTAGACCAAATATCTCTATCATCATTTTTTGCAACTAATACATTTTCAGTCTCTAACCAAATAGTAAAGGCAGAAACTGTTGAAGAGTTAAAAAAAGCTTCCCTTTCATTTATTAAAATTATTAAATCATTAAATGCAAAAGGGGTTAAAGTAGAGTTTATTTCAAAATTAATTAATCAATTAAATAAAAAACTACTTGATAAATTATATAAATTATTAGCACCAAAAGATCTTTACGAAAAATCTTCTTTAGTTGTAATGGGAAGTGAAGGTAGAGGAGAACAAATACTTAGAACTGATCAAGACAATGCTTTAATTATTGATGATGATTGTGAAATTGATGAAAAAACATTAAAAGATTTCACTGAAAAATTTACAGAAACATTAGTTGATTTTGGTTTTCCAAGATGTGAAGGTAATATCATGGTTTCAAATCCTTACTGGTGTAGAAAAAAATCTGAATTTAAAAACTTGATTTATGAATGGGTTAATCAACCAAGTGGTGATAATTTTATGAATATTGCTATATTTTATGATGCGGTAAGTGTTTCAGGTAATAAAGAACTAATTATAAGTTTAAAAGAGTATTTATTTAAAGTTGCAGGAAATAGCCAAACATTTAATGCCCAATTTGCAAAAGTTATTAGTAGTTTTGATGTTCCATTAGGTTTCTTTGATGGTTTTGTATTTGAAACAGATGATAAAGAACATAAAAATGAAATTGATATAAAAAAGGGTGGTATTTTTATAATTGTTCAAGGTATCAGAAGTTTAAGTTTAGAAAAAAAAGTATTAAATATAAATACAATAAAAAGAATTCAAAAACTTAATGAATTAGGCATTTTAGAAACCGAGTTTGCAAAAGAATTAAGTATGGCATTTAACTTTTTGACAAATTTAAAATTAAAATCAAATCTTGATAAACTAGATAAAAAAGAAAAAATTGACAATTATATAAATCCTGAAAATCTAAATACAATGGAAAAAGATTTATTGAAAGATTCATTTAAAATCATTAATAAATTAAAAAAGCAGTTAGAATTTCACTTTAAGTTGAACTATGTTTAA